The following proteins come from a genomic window of Finegoldia magna ATCC 29328:
- the pta gene encoding phosphate acetyltransferase translates to MDIFESLKSKISGKNLKIVFPEGEELRILKAVARLNEEKIITPVILGDEDKIKELAKKENLNIEGVKIINPLTASDFDEKVDKFVERRKGKNTEEQARTMLKDVNYYGTMMLYCDEVDGLVSGAVHSTGDTVKPALQIIKTKPGTKLVSGAMVMIGPNGERYVFSDIAINIELSEEQLAEVGVVSAETAKLYDIDPKVAFLSFSTKGSAKHPFAEKVANATKIAQEMAPDLPIDGELQFDASIVESVGKQKAPGSNVAGNANVFVFPDLQAGNIGYKIAQRLGKFEAIGPILQGMAKPVNDLSRGCNEEDVYKLALITAAQSL, encoded by the coding sequence ATGGATATATTTGAATCATTGAAATCAAAAATTTCAGGCAAAAACTTAAAGATAGTATTTCCTGAAGGAGAAGAATTGAGAATTTTAAAAGCAGTAGCGAGATTGAACGAAGAAAAAATCATAACTCCTGTAATTTTAGGTGACGAAGACAAAATAAAAGAATTAGCAAAAAAAGAAAACTTGAACATCGAAGGGGTTAAAATCATCAATCCACTTACAGCTTCTGATTTCGATGAAAAAGTAGACAAATTTGTTGAAAGACGTAAAGGCAAAAACACTGAAGAACAAGCAAGAACAATGCTTAAAGACGTGAACTACTACGGAACAATGATGCTTTATTGTGATGAAGTAGACGGTCTTGTGTCAGGTGCTGTTCACTCAACTGGAGACACTGTAAAACCTGCACTTCAAATCATCAAAACAAAACCAGGCACAAAACTTGTATCAGGAGCAATGGTTATGATTGGACCAAACGGTGAAAGATACGTATTCTCTGACATCGCAATCAACATCGAATTGTCCGAAGAACAATTGGCAGAAGTTGGCGTTGTAAGTGCAGAAACTGCGAAACTATACGATATAGATCCAAAAGTTGCATTCCTTTCATTCTCCACAAAAGGCTCTGCAAAACATCCATTTGCAGAAAAAGTTGCCAACGCTACTAAAATCGCTCAAGAAATGGCACCAGATCTTCCAATTGATGGCGAATTGCAATTTGACGCAAGTATCGTTGAATCTGTAGGAAAACAAAAAGCTCCAGGATCAAACGTAGCAGGTAATGCAAATGTGTTCGTATTCCCAGATTTACAAGCAGGTAACATCGGATACAAAATCGCTCAAAGATTAGGAAAATTCGAAGCAATAGGACCAATCCTTCAAGGAATGGCAAAACCAGTTAACGATTTGTCTCGTGGTTGCAACGAAGAAGACGTGTACAAGCTAGCTCTTATCACAGCTGCTCAATCATTATAA
- a CDS encoding DUF4446 family protein — MGQSSAMNTILIILMVFVVLVSVINFRKINIVNKKVNRVKRRYDALFRAQDGDIEDILNQNSTDIVANQKRIEELSKTLESVETLQAISLQKIGLVNYDAFEYLTNKLSYSLCLLDANDNGLIITSIFGREQSTSYIKIITNAKCSEKLSEEENEALKKALK; from the coding sequence ATGGGGCAATCTAGTGCTATGAACACAATATTGATAATTCTTATGGTGTTTGTGGTATTAGTTTCCGTGATAAATTTCCGCAAAATCAACATCGTCAACAAGAAAGTCAACAGGGTTAAAAGAAGATATGATGCGCTTTTCAGAGCACAAGATGGTGACATTGAAGATATTTTAAACCAAAATTCTACAGATATCGTGGCAAATCAAAAAAGAATCGAAGAATTGTCCAAAACATTGGAATCTGTGGAAACTTTACAAGCAATATCACTTCAAAAAATCGGCCTTGTTAACTATGATGCGTTTGAGTATTTGACTAACAAACTCTCGTATTCACTATGTTTGTTGGATGCCAATGACAACGGGCTAATAATCACATCGATTTTCGGAAGAGAACAATCTACAAGCTACATCAAAATCATAACAAACGCTAAATGTAGCGAAAAACTAAGCGAAGAAGAAAATGAAGCTTTGAAGAAAGCTTTAAAATAG